The proteins below come from a single Hirundo rustica isolate bHirRus1 chromosome 6, bHirRus1.pri.v3, whole genome shotgun sequence genomic window:
- the STXBP6 gene encoding syntaxin-binding protein 6 isoform X2, with amino-acid sequence MLEQLRQVNGIDPNRDSPEFDLLFENAFDQWVANTASEKCTFFQVLHHTCQRYLTDKKPEFINCQSKIMGGNSILHSAADSVTSAVQKASQALNERGERLGRAEEKTEELKNSAQQFAETAHKLAMKHKC; translated from the exons ATGCTCGAGCAGCTTCGCCAGGTCAATGGTATAGACCCTAATCGG gATTCCCCAGAATTTGATTTActatttgaaaatgcatttgacCAATGGGTGGCAAACACAGCTTCAGAAAAATGCACATTCTTTCAGGTTCTACATCACACTTGTCAGCGATACCTGACAGACAAGAAGCCAGAATTTATTAACTGCCAATCTAAAATTATGGGAG GAAACAGCATACTCCATTCAGCAGCAGACAGTGTGACAAGTGCAGTACAGAAGGCAAGTCAGGCCTTGAATGAGCGTGGTGAAAGGCTAGGTCGtgcagaagaaaagacagaggaGCTGAAAAACAGTGCTCAGCAGTTCGCAGAAACTGCACATAAG cttgCCATGAAGCACAAATGCTGA